One Desulfatiglans sp. genomic region harbors:
- a CDS encoding thioredoxin domain-containing protein gives MNRLIHEKSPYLLQHAHNPVDWYPWCDDAFNKARELDRPIFLSIGYSTCHWCHVMERESFEDYEVAKLLNDNCISIKVDREERPDLDNIYMAACQMLTGSGGWPLTIIMTPDKIPFYTGTYFPKNTQPGRIGMVELIPRLMELWHNRRGEVMESASRIQAALNNMDTLMPGEVMDASVTDRAYKELFNRFDAASGGFSMMPKFPSPHNILFLLRYHIRTGNEKALQMAEKTLLHMRLGGIYDHVGFGFHRYSTDSKWLLPHFEKMLYDQAMIAIAYLEAFQATGEKVYASTATEIFRFVMRDLLSPEGGFYSAIDADSEGEEGKFYAWKEDELKVILGEDAELITDIFNVKKKGNFSEESTGEITGSNILYLAKPVEEIALEKDMPVNMLQGKVTKAVNILFIKREKRVHPHMDDKILTDWNGLMIAALALGAKTLENREYASCAIKAADFIIEQMRDNDGGLLHRYREHEAKINGNADDYAFFIWGLINLYEATSGARFLELALELNDYFLAHFYDRERGGLFFTPDNGEQLPLRKREIYDGAIPSSNSAAMLNLLRLGRITRRTDLEKYGIDTATAFSNEVKKMPSAHTFLMCGIEYLLKKGL, from the coding sequence TATCCATGAAAAGAGCCCTTATCTTTTACAGCATGCCCATAACCCGGTTGACTGGTACCCATGGTGCGATGATGCGTTTAACAAGGCTAGGGAACTGGACAGGCCGATATTCCTTTCCATAGGTTATTCCACATGCCACTGGTGCCACGTTATGGAGAGGGAATCCTTTGAGGACTACGAGGTGGCAAAGCTCCTGAATGACAATTGTATCTCTATCAAGGTAGACAGGGAGGAGCGGCCTGATCTTGATAATATCTATATGGCTGCGTGCCAGATGCTGACAGGGAGCGGCGGCTGGCCATTAACTATAATCATGACCCCGGATAAAATCCCTTTTTATACAGGCACCTATTTCCCCAAAAACACACAGCCAGGCAGAATAGGGATGGTGGAGCTTATTCCCAGGCTTATGGAGTTGTGGCATAACAGGAGGGGCGAGGTGATGGAATCCGCCTCAAGGATACAGGCAGCACTTAATAATATGGACACCCTTATGCCTGGCGAGGTCATGGATGCATCTGTAACAGACAGGGCCTATAAAGAGCTGTTTAACAGGTTTGATGCGGCATCAGGCGGGTTCAGCATGATGCCCAAATTCCCCAGCCCCCATAATATCCTTTTTCTGCTCAGATACCACATTCGCACAGGTAATGAAAAGGCGCTTCAGATGGCGGAAAAGACCCTACTTCATATGAGGCTTGGTGGGATCTATGACCATGTCGGTTTCGGGTTCCACAGGTACTCAACAGACAGCAAATGGTTGCTCCCTCACTTTGAAAAGATGCTCTATGACCAGGCCATGATTGCAATTGCATATCTGGAGGCATTTCAGGCTACAGGGGAAAAGGTATATGCTTCAACAGCAACTGAAATATTTCGATTTGTAATGAGAGACCTCTTATCCCCTGAAGGGGGGTTCTATTCTGCCATTGATGCGGACAGCGAAGGGGAAGAGGGTAAATTCTATGCCTGGAAAGAGGATGAGTTAAAGGTTATACTTGGTGAGGATGCCGAACTTATAACAGATATATTTAATGTAAAGAAAAAAGGGAATTTCTCAGAGGAATCCACCGGAGAGATAACAGGTTCAAATATCCTTTACCTTGCAAAACCGGTTGAAGAGATCGCCCTTGAGAAAGACATGCCAGTTAACATGCTTCAGGGTAAGGTTACAAAGGCAGTAAACATCCTTTTTATAAAACGTGAAAAGAGGGTCCACCCGCACATGGATGATAAAATCCTCACAGACTGGAATGGCCTGATGATCGCTGCCCTTGCCCTTGGCGCAAAGACGCTTGAAAACAGGGAATACGCCTCCTGCGCAATAAAGGCAGCAGATTTTATCATTGAACAGATGAGAGATAATGATGGGGGGCTCCTTCACAGATACAGGGAGCACGAGGCAAAGATAAATGGCAATGCAGATGACTATGCCTTTTTTATATGGGGCCTTATTAATCTATATGAGGCGACCTCTGGGGCAAGGTTTCTGGAGCTTGCGCTGGAATTAAATGATTATTTCCTGGCCCATTTTTATGACAGGGAAAGGGGCGGCCTCTTTTTTACACCTGATAACGGGGAACAGCTTCCATTAAGGAAAAGGGAGATCTATGACGGGGCTATCCCATCTTCAAATTCCGCTGCCATGTTAAACCTTTTAAGGCTTGGGCGGATCACCAGGAGAACTGATCTTGAAAAGTATGGGATTGATACTGCCACGGCCTTTTCAAACGAAGTTAAGAAGATGCCCTCTGCCCATACCTTTCTCATGTGCGGGATAGAGTATTTATTAAAAAAAGGATTATAA
- a CDS encoding MATE family efflux transporter, whose product MQDIEIKKSDVRERIVRDWTSGNIFKNLLLLSWPMIISNIMMMVGPTIDMIWVGRLGPDAIAAVGVSGMIVMFVMTAMMGVAIGARALIARFIGMKQPDDAVRVARQAFLIAMALSVIIAAIGIIFSDAILSLMGVEAEVLRLGSAYLKVNFCGAVIMSSGMVCESIMQSSGDTIRPMIIGILSKVFHVALSPLFIFGWLFMPGMGVVGAALANVCSLLIGLISSLFVLFTGKTQLKLHLKGMRIDFALMWRILKIGIPGIVMMAQKNLSNLIVMKLIVQYGTLAVAAHTVLQRVEMVFFMAGVGMGSAAGVLAGQNLGAGEPERAGKSGIYAIGIAESFVIIACALAFIFPEAVISIFTKDRELIRVTTLFLRIGIVGYLMCGLEPVFLNFFTGVGDTTIPMTFEVTTTWLVLLPMALIFPKLWGLEVLGVRWAMALSFVMLTCGYVIYFLTGRWKRKEV is encoded by the coding sequence ATGCAGGACATAGAAATTAAAAAATCCGATGTCAGAGAGAGGATTGTCAGGGATTGGACCAGTGGCAACATATTTAAGAATCTCCTGCTCCTCTCCTGGCCTATGATAATAAGCAATATTATGATGATGGTAGGGCCCACCATTGATATGATATGGGTGGGCAGGCTGGGCCCTGACGCCATTGCAGCAGTTGGTGTTTCCGGTATGATCGTAATGTTTGTCATGACCGCCATGATGGGCGTTGCCATTGGTGCAAGGGCGCTTATTGCGAGGTTCATAGGAATGAAACAGCCTGATGACGCAGTAAGGGTTGCAAGACAGGCCTTTTTAATCGCAATGGCTCTTTCTGTCATTATCGCCGCTATTGGGATAATATTTTCAGATGCCATACTCAGTTTAATGGGGGTTGAAGCAGAGGTACTCAGGCTGGGGAGCGCCTATCTAAAGGTAAATTTCTGCGGTGCGGTTATTATGAGTTCCGGTATGGTTTGCGAGAGCATAATGCAGTCATCAGGTGATACGATCAGGCCCATGATAATTGGCATATTAAGCAAGGTGTTCCATGTTGCCCTAAGCCCCCTGTTTATTTTCGGATGGCTTTTTATGCCGGGGATGGGGGTAGTGGGTGCAGCCCTTGCAAATGTGTGCTCCCTTCTTATCGGGCTTATCTCAAGCCTGTTTGTCCTTTTTACAGGGAAGACGCAACTTAAGCTGCACCTTAAGGGCATGCGAATAGATTTCGCCCTCATGTGGAGGATACTCAAGATAGGTATCCCTGGTATTGTCATGATGGCACAGAAAAATTTAAGCAACCTGATTGTAATGAAATTAATAGTCCAATACGGGACACTCGCCGTTGCTGCCCATACTGTGCTCCAGAGAGTCGAGATGGTATTCTTTATGGCAGGGGTTGGTATGGGCTCTGCCGCAGGCGTTCTTGCCGGCCAGAATCTGGGGGCAGGTGAACCTGAAAGGGCAGGAAAGAGCGGTATTTATGCCATTGGGATCGCGGAGTCATTTGTAATAATAGCCTGTGCCCTTGCCTTTATTTTTCCGGAGGCGGTTATCTCCATATTCACAAAGGACCGGGAACTCATCAGGGTAACAACCCTGTTTTTGAGGATCGGCATAGTTGGGTATCTCATGTGCGGTCTCGAACCGGTGTTTCTGAACTTTTTTACAGGGGTCGGTGACACAACCATCCCCATGACCTTTGAGGTGACCACAACATGGTTGGTGCTTTTACCAATGGCATTAATCTTTCCTAAACTGTGGGGGCTTGAGGTGCTGGGGGTAAGATGGGCAATGGCCTTAAGCTTTGTCATGCTCACCTGCGGGTATGTTATTTACTTCCTTACAGGCAGATGGAAGAGAAAAGAGGTGTAG